A genomic stretch from Orcinus orca chromosome 14, mOrcOrc1.1, whole genome shotgun sequence includes:
- the MBL2 gene encoding LOW QUALITY PROTEIN: mannose-binding protein C (The sequence of the model RefSeq protein was modified relative to this genomic sequence to represent the inferred CDS: substituted 1 base at 1 genomic stop codon), giving the protein MSLFPSLPLLLLIVVTALCTETENCENVQKTCPVIACGSPGINGLPGKDRHYGAKGEKGEPGQGFRGFQGPPGKVGPQGMPGPPGLPGQVGQKGDPGDDLGNYISQAASERAALRSELDQLKKWLIFSXGKKVGKKFYFTNGEKMTCDEVKTLCAQFQASVAIPTNAEENKAIQDIASGGAFLGITYEETDGQSVDLTGKRVTYQNWHDGKPNNAGSEEHCVTLLVDGTWNDITCSASFLAVCKYSA; this is encoded by the exons ATGTCACTGTTTCCATCACTCCCTCTGCTTCTCCTGATTGTGGTGACAGCATTGtgtacagaaacagaaaactgtGAGAATGTACAAAAGACCTGCCCTGTGATTGCCTGTGGTTCTCCAGGAATCAACGGCCTCCCAGGCAAAGATAGGCATTATGGTGCgaagggagaaaagggagaaccaG GTCAAGGATTCAGAGGCTTTCAGGGCCCTCCCGGAAAGGTAGGGCCTCAAGGAATGCCAGGGCCACCTGGGTTACCAGGACAAGTGGGCCAAAAAGGCGACCCTGGAGATGATTTGG gTAACTATATTAGCCAGGCTGCTTCAGAAAGAGCAGCTCTGCGATCAGAACTGGACCAGCTCAAAAAAT ggcTGATCTTCTCTTAGGGCAAAAAAGTTGgcaaaaagttttattttaccaatggtgaaaaaatgaccTGTGATGAAGTGAAGACTCTGTGTGCCCAGTTCCAGGCCTCTGTGGCCATTCCTACTAATGCTGAAGAAAACAAGGCCATCCAGGATATAGCCAGTGGAGGGGCCTTCCTGGGCATCACATATGAAGAGACTGATGGCCAGTCTGTGGATCTGACAGGAAAGAGGGTGACCTACCAAAATTGGCATGATGGTAAGCCCAATAACGCTGGTTCTGAGGAACATTGTGTGACACTCCTGGTGGATGGCACGTGGAATGACATCACCTGTTCTGCCTCCTTTTTGGCTGTCTGCAAATACTCTGCCTGA